A portion of the Actomonas aquatica genome contains these proteins:
- a CDS encoding FtsB family cell division protein — MQRVVMIVMALVFVAMAAGSTTVYFQTKAEYDQRKQTERVVKERLRIAENRLKEQEETLQRLRTDPDYVSLVIRRRLGYAKPDELVFRFEN; from the coding sequence ATGCAACGCGTGGTCATGATCGTAATGGCGCTGGTGTTCGTCGCGATGGCGGCGGGCTCGACCACGGTCTATTTCCAGACCAAAGCCGAATACGATCAGCGCAAGCAGACCGAACGCGTCGTGAAAGAGCGCCTGCGCATCGCGGAGAACCGACTCAAGGAGCAGGAAGAAACCCTGCAACGCCTCCGCACCGACCCGGACTACGTGTCCTTGGTCATCCGCCGCCGCCTCGGCTACGCCAAACCCGACGAACTGGTCTTCCGGTTTGAAAACTGA
- a CDS encoding O-antigen ligase family protein, which yields MPTPPDQLLREFKGDLRASLPLHPLEKATIWAVSITLCALPWMLGSMRVWAQLIGFGLALVAFALALIPRHFVGDYTHNQAFTYYPWKKLIRWPFFWIGILFFTYVLIQALNPAWEYVTHPERGTWSMRKIEHIDWLPTGMTTPFATMNTWRQMMIWTLPFFVGCAIWIGFTRRKSLIALLTVVVGNATVLALVGIVARYTAPAKILWLVDGIRNYCFSSFVYKNHAGSFFALSVGLTLALAVFVHQRAARHQRRSSPASLLVFVAMIQLVAVLLTYSRAAILIVGAFLVVLTLFGFIRLLLRGGFNRAPIAIVGFLLGLTVFGVVGSKLVESEKTLDRISQLTNSEKADYSVLRRRLAWVAGWDMASENAMTGWGAGGFRFLFPRYQQTEPKITWRYHNKKRGYIFWEHAHNDYLQTLIEVGRVGLGLLLVGFATMVLSFFRNRGIHHLTGLSLFAAAGITLAHAAVDFPLQNPAILTLLAAVLVLPLSLTTLERRPTRA from the coding sequence ATGCCAACGCCTCCCGACCAACTGCTCCGAGAGTTTAAAGGCGATCTCCGCGCTTCCCTGCCCCTGCACCCCTTGGAGAAGGCCACCATCTGGGCAGTATCCATCACCCTCTGCGCGTTGCCCTGGATGCTCGGCAGTATGCGCGTCTGGGCTCAGCTTATTGGTTTCGGACTCGCTCTCGTCGCGTTTGCGCTGGCCTTGATTCCCCGCCATTTCGTCGGCGATTACACCCACAACCAAGCCTTCACCTACTACCCGTGGAAGAAGCTGATTCGCTGGCCGTTCTTTTGGATCGGGATCCTCTTTTTTACTTACGTCCTCATCCAGGCCCTCAACCCCGCTTGGGAATATGTCACGCATCCCGAACGCGGCACCTGGAGCATGCGCAAGATCGAGCACATCGACTGGCTGCCCACGGGCATGACGACCCCCTTCGCGACCATGAACACCTGGCGCCAAATGATGATCTGGACCCTGCCCTTTTTCGTCGGCTGCGCCATCTGGATCGGTTTCACCCGCCGCAAAAGCCTCATCGCCCTGCTGACCGTAGTAGTGGGCAACGCCACCGTGCTGGCGCTCGTGGGCATCGTCGCCCGCTACACCGCTCCGGCCAAGATCCTGTGGCTCGTGGATGGCATCCGAAACTACTGCTTTTCGTCCTTCGTCTACAAAAACCACGCGGGCAGTTTTTTTGCCCTCAGCGTCGGCCTCACCCTCGCTTTGGCCGTATTTGTCCATCAACGCGCGGCCCGGCATCAGCGTCGCAGCAGCCCCGCCAGCCTCTTGGTCTTCGTTGCCATGATTCAGTTGGTGGCCGTGCTGCTCACCTACTCGCGCGCCGCCATCCTCATCGTGGGAGCCTTTCTGGTGGTGCTGACCCTGTTTGGGTTTATCCGCCTGTTGCTGCGTGGCGGGTTTAACCGTGCCCCCATCGCCATCGTTGGTTTCCTCCTCGGGCTGACCGTGTTTGGCGTGGTGGGCAGCAAGCTGGTCGAGTCCGAAAAGACCCTCGATCGCATCAGCCAGCTCACGAACAGCGAAAAGGCCGACTATTCCGTGCTCAGGCGCCGCTTGGCCTGGGTCGCAGGATGGGATATGGCGTCGGAAAACGCGATGACCGGCTGGGGGGCCGGGGGCTTCCGGTTTTTGTTTCCCCGCTACCAACAAACCGAACCGAAAATCACTTGGCGCTACCACAACAAAAAACGCGGCTACATCTTCTGGGAACACGCCCACAATGACTACCTGCAAACGCTGATCGAAGTGGGGCGCGTGGGCCTCGGACTCTTGCTGGTCGGCTTCGCCACGATGGTCTTAAGCTTTTTCCGCAACCGAGGGATCCACCACCTCACCGGACTCTCCCTCTTTGCCGCTGCAGGAATCACCTTGGCCCATGCGGCCGTGGATTTCCCCCTGCAAAACCCGGCGATCTTGACCCTCTTGGCGGCGGTATTGGTTTTGCCGCTTTCGCTGACCACACTGGAGCGCCGCCCCACCCGTGCTTGA